The following nucleotide sequence is from Pseudomonadota bacterium.
GGGGCTCCGCCACCGCCGGGCGCCTGACCGACCACGCCGCCGATAACGCCTCCGGCAGCGATCGGCCCGCCAGCAACGCCGCCCCTGCCGCCGGCGGTTCTTCCGGCGGCGCTCCCCCCAGGGGAATCGTGTGCGTGACCCGAACCACAGGCCACGAGCCCACACAGGCATGACACGCACATGCTCGACGTGGCCCGGGCAGTGCGACGGGCCTTGATCTGCAGGTTGCCCGGCTCCACGAGTTCCCTCATCTTCCGCTCGTCCCGCGCCTAGTACGGGTATGCCGTGCGGGTCACGGCGAAGTTGTACACCGTGGCATCGAAACGCCGCCCCAGGTTCCATTCGCCCTTGCCGTCAGCTACGGTGATCGGCTCCCCGTGGTGGACCCCATAGAGGGTACGCACGTTGTTCACCCAGCGCCAGATGCCCGCGCCACTCTGGCCGTCGCTGTCGTCCAGATTGTAGCGCAGCTCCCAAAGATCGGGGTGGCCAATCCATGCCCGGCAGCCGGGACCCAAGTGCGCTGGCGTGCCCGGCGAGTAGCAGTTCGGGTCGTTGCCGCCCATCCCCCAGATCTCGGCTTCGTAAAACGCTCTTGGGTGCTGTTGGGTGGGATGCCGCTTCCAGAGCTGGGTGTAGCGCTCTACGTTCTGAACCTCCTGCGGATACCCGAACATGTACGCGAAGTCGTTTTCGATATCTGCCTCGGACAGGGTGGCGGCGTTGAACCAACCCAGCAGGTTGCCCGGCTGCCCTCCGCAGAAGGTGCCGAAGTCAAGGAAGGCGAAGTCCCACTCGCGCGGCAGCGGCTCACCCGGGTTGACCCGGTCCACCCATTCTTGCGTTACCACAGGGTTGTAACAGTCAATATTGGGGCCTGGCTGCGAGATCGAAGTCAGTTCGCACCAGTCGCCTTCTTTGAAGTGACATCGGACCTGGAACGCCCGGAGATCGTGGTGAGTGTACGGGAAGGGGTCGATGTCGCGTCCATCGACAGCAGCGCTCCAGCGCGGGAAGCGGTAGTCCGTGACACCCACACCGACGTTTGGCTCGTGGTCCACCACGTTCCAGCCCTTCTGATCGTCGAATTCCTCGTAAACACAGTGCGCCGCCGTGATGGCCACTGACGGGCTGATCATCGTGGCTGTGCATCCCATATCGCTGAATAGATAGGGTGCGTTGAGCCAATTCGTGTTGTCCCATTGGTAGACCCTGCCGTCGGTGCCGATTGGGCCCCGTCCCTCCCGAGGCTCGCCGGCTCCATGGCCTTGCGGTGCGCCGATGCCCGCAAGCACCCGCTTCGCGGTCTCGTAGTCGGGCTCTTCCATGGCGTACTCGTAATCACCATGCCGTACGACCGCTCTGAGGGCGAGCGCCAGCTCGTGCAAGCTGTAGTCGGACACCGGCCGCCCGGGAGCCGCCGCTGGAGCGGGCCTCGGGCGTGAACGCGCCCCGGATTCCCTCGCCAACCCTTGCAGCACCAGCGTTCTGCCGTTCATCGCTCGCCGCCGGTTGAATCCTGAAAACCCAATGATTGCTGCGCAAAAAGGCCGGCCCTGGGCTTGCTCCATGCCGCGGGTCGATGCCGCACGCGGCCCACGGCCCCCTGCCGGCTGCCGCGACCGGCTACGAGCGCCGGCAGCCCGAGCAGACCCTGCTCTACCAGACGCTGGCAGCGCACTGGCCGCGCTTCGCCCAGCGTTGTGAGGAGCACGGGGGGCTGCCCGCGTTCGTCAGCCGCGAGTTCGAGGACTACCTCACGTGTGGGATCCTCGAGCATGGCTGCGTCACGGTGGCCTGCCGTCAGTGCGACTTGGAGCGCCTGGTCGGCTTCAGCTGTAAACATCGCGGGTTTTGCCCCAGCTGCTGTGGCCGAAGAGTGAACGACACGGCCGCACACTTGGTGGACTCGGTGCTGCCGTTCGATGCCCCGGTGAGGCAATGGGTGTGCTCGCTGCCGTGGCAGCTTCGCAGCGTGCTCGGCTACGACAGCCGACTGTGTAGCGAGGTCATGACCGCCTTTGCGACCGAGCTGATGCGCAGCTACAAGCGGCGGGCCAAACAACAGCTCGGCCTCGCTTCGGTAGCCGACGCGTTTACCGGCACCATCACGTTGTTCATGCCGAGCGCGTCGTCAATGGCCGGGACCGAAAGCAGCTCGAGCGACTGTGCCGATACCTCGCCCGGCCACCGCTAAGGCGTCGGGTCAAGATAGTGTTGCCAGATCGGCTTCGAGGCGCCCGGCCGGCAAGGCGCGCCGTCGCGCGAATACTCCCCGTATTTGAAGGCGGCGCAACGCCGCTGGGCGGGATGGATCGAAATCGAGGTGGCAATGTTATTTTGACCCGACGCCTAAGCCACGAGCGCTTGAGCGAGCTACCAAACGGCAAGCTGAGCCTCGCGCTCAAGACCCCCTGGTCCGACGGAACGAGAGCCATCGTGCTCAGTCCCATGGACCTTAGGGCCCGCGCAAGAAGAACCCGCACGTCTCGCTGGTTCTGAGCGCCTCTGGCGGTGTTGCTCTTCCTCGAAATATCCCCAGTATTCCTCGTCATCGCGCCTTGCCAGCGACACTCAGTCCTACGCGATTCCGCACGGGTTCTTCTTGCGCGGGCCCTCATCGCCCGCCTGTGCGCCCTGGTGCCGCCGCCGTACTTCCACCTGACGCGCTTTCACGGCGTCTTCGCCCCCAATGCAATCCTGCGGCCTCAGATCGTCCCTGTGCGTGCCCCTGACCCCGAGCTCGACCTGCCCGAGCAACTGCCCTTGTTCGACAAAAACCGGCCAAAGGCCCGCCGCACCCGCCGACTCGGACCTACCGCCACGCGCGCCCGGCCGCCACCCCTGGGCATGGCTTGTCTATAAACTTTCATTCTAAGCAATCGCCAGCGACGCAAGGTGCCCTTCATCGGATCCCCCTCGATC
It contains:
- a CDS encoding transposase zinc-binding domain-containing protein, which encodes MPHAAHGPLPAAATGYERRQPEQTLLYQTLAAHWPRFAQRCEEHGGLPAFVSREFEDYLTCGILEHGCVTVACRQCDLERLVGFSCKHRGFCPSCCGRRVNDTAAHLVDSVLPFDAPVRQWVCSLPWQLRSVLGYDSRLCSEVMTAFATELMRSYKRRAKQQLGLASVADAFTGTITLFMPSASSMAGTESSSSDCADTSPGHR